A section of the Rutidosis leptorrhynchoides isolate AG116_Rl617_1_P2 unplaced genomic scaffold, CSIRO_AGI_Rlap_v1 contig366, whole genome shotgun sequence genome encodes:
- the LOC139883193 gene encoding ethylene-responsive transcription factor ESR2-like, with amino-acid sequence MEEALRRLNGVTKPPAVVPESERKKCTGATTNGKRALKETLTNGSSNGTSSAAPTMRYRGVRRRPWGRYAAEIRDPQTKERRWLGTFDTAEEAACAYDYAARAMRGLKARTNFVYPNSDLSHLHHHSHPFSFPSKQSQSFIRDHTVSRHHQHNNPSQYGNSSSPNWSSPSQSNSSPSLNSMLLLRDFISSQSSSSLHNNPNQSQICQFSNSPISSYQNGPPSISPSISTMAPVKEEKQNMKYQQFDVDENIDFFKQEPSDSGLLQEIIQGFLPKTSQKCDQIQPVRNNYPGKVEEEYSSSVADVSMKNENFESGLSFPQQQQLESFGGYNNNYHQSLSYGNNTKLPMMMNFNGSGQQEISNSQMFDDIFQYPDFVLGALAAARSVQNA; translated from the coding sequence ATGGAAGAAGCACTTAGGAGGCTTAACGGAGTGACAAAGCCGCCGGCAGTAGTACCGGAGAGTGAGAGAAAAAAGTGCACCGGTGCTACTACTAACGGCAAGAGGGCATTGAAGGAAACTTTAACTAACGGGAGTTCAAACGGGACGTCGTCAGCGGCTCCGACGATGAGATACCGAGGCGTCAGGCGCAGGCCATGGGGACGTTACGCGGCGGAGATAAGGGACCCACAGACGAAAGAGAGGAGGTGGCTCGGAACTTTCGACACGGCGGAGGAAGCTGCCTGTGCTTATGACTACGCCGCTCGTGCCATGCGTGGTCTCAAGGCAAGAACTAACTTTGTTTACCCTAATTCAGATCTTTCTCATCTTCATCATCACAGCCATCCATTTAGTTTCCCTTCCAAACAGTCTCAGTCGTTCATTAGGGATCATACCGTTTCTCGTCATCACCAGCATAACAACCCTAGCCAGTACGGTAATTCATCATCTCCTAATTGGTCAAGCCCTAGTCAAAGTAATTCATCTCCTTCTCTTAATAGCATGCTTCTATTGCGTGATTTTATCAGTTCCCAATCGAGTTCTTCGCTTCATAACAATCCCAATCAGAGCCAGATTTGTCAATTTTCTAATTCTCCAATTTCATCATATCAAAATGGTCCTCCTTCAATCAGTCCCTCAATATCGACTATGGCGCCTGTGAAGGAAGAGAAGCAAAACATGAAATATCAACAATTTGACGTTGACGAGAACATAGATTTCTTCAAACAAGAGCCGTCGGATTCTGGTTTGTTGCAAGAAATCATCCAAGGGTTTTTACCCAAGACAAGCCAGAAATGTGATCAAATCCAGCCAGTGAGAAATAATTACCCAGGTAAGGTCGAGGAAGAATATTCTTCATCTGTTGCTGACGTGTCCATGAAAAATGAGAACTTTGAATCAGGATTATCATTCCCACAACAGCAACAGCTTGAAAGCTTTGgtggttataataataattatcatcaaTCGCTGTCGTACGGGAATAATACTAAGCTTCCCATGATGATGAATTTTAATGGATCAGGGCAACAAGAAATTAGTAATAGTCAGATGTTTGATGATATTTTTCAATATCCTGATTTCGTGTTGGGCGCCTTGGCAGCTGCTAGATCTGTGCAGAATGCTTGA
- the LOC139883192 gene encoding uncharacterized protein, protein MRLKQPNMTDNEKEVVQEFANWIVKVGEGDVPRVSFKADEDENWIKIPEKYLIKAGPDPVYTIFNEVYPDFLRQYSNADYLKRRSILTPLNDTVNIINSQILSLMPGDVQSYLSYDCLDTNYSDYVMLLRNSDPSRGLCNGTHMIVKRCTRNVVEAIIVSGSKIGEIAHIPMISLSVDNKKWPFVLKRRQFPLRLAYAMTINKSQGQTLKIVGLYLSDPVFSHGQLYVSLSRVDNPKGLKILICNADSQVLPGCTKNIIFKEVFKDL, encoded by the exons ATGAGGTTGAAACAACCAAATATGACCGACAATGAGAAGGAAGTTGTTCAAGAATTTGCAAACTGGATAGTCAAAGTAGGAGAGGGAGATGTCCCTAGAGTATCTTTTAAAGCTGATGAAGATGAAAATTGGATAAAGATACCAGAAAAGTATTTAATTAAAGCAGGACCAGATCCAGTTTATACAATCTTCAATGAGGTGTATCCAGATTTCCTCAGGCAATATAGTAATGCAGATTATCTAAAAAGACGTAGCATACTAACTCCATTGAATGATACTGTGAACATCATTAACAGCCAGATTCTATCACTCATGCCGGGAGACGTTCAATCTTACTTGAGTTACGATTGCTTAGATACAAATTACTCAGACTATG TTATGCTTCTTAGAAATTCGGATCCATCTAGAGGGTTGTGCAATGGAACGCACATGATAGTGAAGAGGTGCACCAGAAATGTGGTGGAGGCTATCATTGTATCAGGATCGAAGATTGGAGAAATTGCTCATATACCAATGATCTCTTTGAGCGTAGACAACAAGAAATGGCCATTTGTACTAAAACGCAGGCAATTCCCGTTGAGACTAGCTTATGCAATGACTATTAATAAAAGCCAGGGACAAACTCTAAAAATTGTTGGACTATACCTTTCTGATCCGGTTTTTTCGCATGGTCAACTATATGTTTCTTTGTCGAGGGTTGACAATCCTAAAGGCCTCAAAATACTCATATGCAATGCTGACTCTCAGGTTTTGCCAGGATGTACCAAAAATATCATTTTCAAAGAAGTGTTTAAGGACTTATGA